A genome region from Gossypium hirsutum isolate 1008001.06 chromosome A04, Gossypium_hirsutum_v2.1, whole genome shotgun sequence includes the following:
- the LOC107947996 gene encoding pentatricopeptide repeat-containing protein At5g16640, mitochondrial-like, protein MGKLPSSFIIRSVVNGGSHLSNFHSFSSSSNTIATHIETLSKKPMPVREKGKRGHRFDNVDDALILFNKMTEKHPKPSIVEFTKLLAPIGRMKHYAIVVSMCSQMELLGVSHNAYSLNILINCWKMLKLGVEPDVVTFSTLINGFCNQNKIFEVVSIFDEMAERGYQAQLIAYNTILKGLCKIGNIDRAEEATRLLNEMVDNNIPLDIVTYNLLIDALCKDGKISKAVETVDMMTKQGIEPNMVVIGMWYIIA, encoded by the exons ATGGGTAAGCTTCCTTCTTCTTTTATTATTCGTTCAGTTGTTAATGGTGGAAGCCATCTTTCTAATTTccactctttttcttcttcttctaacaCCATTGCTACCCACATCGAAACCCTAAGTAAGAAACCCATGCCTGTTAGAGAAAAGGGAAAAAGAGGCCACCGCTTCGATAATGTTGATGATGCTTTGATTTTGTTCAATAAGATGACTGAAAAGCACCCAAAGCCTTCAATTGTggaattcactaaattattagcaCCCATTGGTAGAATGAAACATTATGCCATTGTTGTTTCTATGTGTAGCCAGATGGAATTATTGGGAGTTTCCCACAATGCTTATTCTTTGAACATCTTGATTAATTGCT GGAAAATGTTGAAGTTAGGTGTTGAACCTGATGTTGTAACTTTTTCCACTTTGATTAATGGATTTTGTAATCAAAATAAGATTTTTGAGGTTGTTAGTATATTCGATGAAATGGCTGAAAGAGGGTATCAAGCTCAGTTGATTGCTTACAATACAATACTTAAGGGGTTGTGTAAGATAGGCAATATTGATAGAGCT GAGGAGGCAACAAGGCTCTTGAATGAAATGGTGGATAACAATATTCCACTTGATATTGTCACATATAATTTATTGATTGATGCTCTTTGCAAGGATGGAAAGATTTCTAAAGCTGTAGAGACCGTTGACATGATGACAAAGCAAGGCATTGAGCCTAATATGGTTGTTATTGGTATGTGGTATATAATTGCTTGA